In Rhodobacter sp. 24-YEA-8, the following are encoded in one genomic region:
- a CDS encoding ABC transporter permease, whose translation MTDQPNPGMVPLTKTPELHESGDFRLRFQSLRVILALLVREMITTFGRSRLGYLWAVLEPVGGIVVLTLGFSILFKQPPVGTSFSLFYATGFIPFACYTNSYAQIATALKANRMLLFYPAVTFMDVIFARLILLIMTQFTVAFLVFTGIVLLEDTGSQINFGRAVGSLLMAVGIGTGIGLINAVLFEMAPSWQNLWSILNRPIFFLSCVFYSFDAMPEQVQVFLWWNPLVHVVGEMRMAFYPEYQGDYLSPLYVVCLMMLLITIGLLNMRAMRKFIMNN comes from the coding sequence ATGACCGACCAGCCGAATCCGGGCATGGTTCCGCTTACCAAAACTCCAGAACTTCACGAAAGTGGCGACTTTCGCCTCAGATTTCAGAGTCTGCGTGTAATTCTGGCTTTGCTCGTCCGGGAAATGATCACGACGTTCGGGAGATCTAGGCTCGGTTACCTCTGGGCCGTGCTGGAGCCGGTCGGCGGTATCGTCGTGCTGACGCTTGGTTTTTCAATTCTGTTCAAACAGCCGCCTGTCGGTACCAGTTTCTCTTTGTTTTACGCGACAGGGTTCATTCCCTTTGCGTGTTACACAAACAGTTATGCCCAGATAGCGACGGCGCTGAAAGCAAACCGGATGCTGCTTTTCTATCCGGCGGTCACTTTCATGGATGTGATCTTCGCCCGTCTCATCCTGCTGATCATGACCCAGTTTACCGTGGCTTTCCTCGTCTTCACCGGCATCGTGCTGCTTGAGGATACCGGAAGCCAGATTAATTTCGGCAGGGCCGTGGGCTCCCTCCTGATGGCGGTGGGGATCGGCACGGGGATCGGCCTGATCAACGCGGTTCTGTTCGAGATGGCCCCCTCCTGGCAAAACCTGTGGAGTATCCTGAACCGTCCGATTTTCTTCCTGTCCTGCGTTTTTTACTCTTTCGATGCGATGCCCGAACAGGTGCAGGTATTTCTCTGGTGGAATCCGCTGGTTCATGTGGTGGGTGAGATGAGGATGGCGTTCTACCCCGAATACCAGGGTGACTATCTCTCTCCGCTCTATGTCGTCTGCCTGATGATGCTGCTCATTACTATTGGCCTTCTGAACATGCGCGCTATGCGCAAGTTCATCATGAATAACTAG
- a CDS encoding glycosyltransferase family 4 protein, whose amino-acid sequence MGAERAAVIRAWLRDQSQTLHQPWLAASFGRSFEAALTASRADVIHAHDLPALPVASRVAMNTGAAFIFDSHELETHRNPPLSPARRRQVERLEARLLPRAAAVITVGDSIADHLATHYGIPRPLVLYNTPRAADQSPRSDQDPGLRMRAGLPEDSFLLVYTGNVAINRGLETVVAALGQLRQNAPEHGFGRPVCLVTVGRSPPSVAARLSRLAQEAGVLDRLAMLPPVPPEDVSRVIASADAAIIPIIPVALSYQYAMPNKLFEALMAGLPVIGSDLAEMGPFLRDRQLGLTFPAGDASALAETILTMARATPGTFRKLAAESIGWEAQAERLVEFYHQLGQERCD is encoded by the coding sequence TTGGGCGCGGAACGTGCGGCAGTCATTCGCGCCTGGCTGCGCGACCAAAGCCAGACATTGCATCAGCCCTGGCTCGCGGCCAGTTTCGGTCGGTCTTTCGAGGCGGCGCTGACCGCCTCGCGGGCCGATGTGATCCATGCGCATGATCTGCCCGCCTTGCCGGTTGCCTCCCGGGTGGCGATGAATACCGGCGCGGCCTTCATCTTCGACAGCCATGAGCTGGAAACCCATCGCAATCCCCCGCTCAGTCCGGCGCGCAGACGGCAGGTGGAGCGTCTGGAGGCGCGGCTGCTGCCCAGGGCCGCCGCCGTGATCACGGTCGGGGACAGCATCGCCGACCACCTTGCGACGCACTATGGCATCCCCCGCCCGCTGGTGCTTTACAACACCCCGCGGGCAGCTGATCAAAGCCCTCGTTCCGACCAGGATCCCGGGTTGCGGATGCGGGCAGGCCTGCCGGAGGACAGCTTCCTTCTGGTTTACACCGGAAATGTTGCGATCAATCGCGGGCTGGAAACCGTTGTCGCTGCGCTTGGCCAGTTGCGGCAAAACGCGCCGGAGCACGGTTTCGGGCGCCCGGTCTGCCTTGTCACGGTTGGACGCAGCCCGCCATCGGTGGCCGCCCGCCTCTCCCGCCTCGCGCAAGAGGCCGGTGTCCTTGACAGGCTGGCAATGCTGCCCCCGGTCCCGCCGGAAGACGTCTCCCGCGTGATAGCCTCCGCTGATGCCGCGATCATTCCGATCATCCCGGTGGCTTTGTCCTATCAATACGCCATGCCGAACAAATTGTTCGAGGCGCTGATGGCCGGCCTGCCGGTAATTGGCTCCGATCTCGCCGAAATGGGGCCTTTTCTGCGGGACCGGCAGCTTGGCCTGACCTTCCCTGCGGGAGACGCATCCGCGCTGGCGGAGACAATACTGACAATGGCCCGGGCGACGCCTGGCACCTTCCGGAAGCTCGCAGCCGAAAGCATCGGCTGGGAAGCACAGGCAGAGCGTCTGGTTGAGTTCTATCACCAGCTCGGCCAGGAACGGTGCGATTAA
- a CDS encoding glycosyltransferase: MRQKDDHVTIVMATRNGAAWLAEQLNSFVTQSHGSWSLFVSDDGSTDGTREILTAFGRKYPLTLVEGPRKGAAANFLSALCHPDLPQGIIALADQDDVWLKGKLARGLRRIAAAEGLMGGAGPVLYAGESMLADGALNTLSQSRSGRTRPGFAPSLVQNLFAGHSIMLTPEALALVREAGVPDSVSWHDWWLYQLIAGCGGGLALDPTPVVIYRQHGENALGGARGTAAGKRRLAMLLNGEWGRMMQGQAVALRAREAMLTADARATLDGFLHAPAFGPGRALAFRRLGIHRSSRSGDAAMAMAAMLGRL, from the coding sequence ATGCGCCAGAAAGACGATCATGTGACCATCGTGATGGCCACCCGCAACGGGGCGGCCTGGCTGGCTGAACAGCTGAACAGTTTCGTCACGCAAAGCCATGGCAGCTGGTCGCTTTTCGTCTCCGATGACGGATCAACCGATGGCACCCGAGAGATTCTCACTGCTTTCGGCCGCAAATATCCGCTGACCCTGGTGGAGGGGCCGCGCAAAGGGGCGGCGGCGAATTTCCTCTCAGCGCTTTGCCACCCGGATCTGCCGCAGGGGATCATCGCACTGGCTGACCAGGACGATGTCTGGCTAAAGGGAAAGCTCGCGCGCGGGCTGCGCCGGATCGCAGCGGCAGAGGGTCTGATGGGCGGGGCGGGGCCAGTGCTTTATGCGGGCGAGAGCATGCTTGCCGACGGGGCGCTGAACACGCTCAGCCAGTCGCGGTCAGGACGAACCAGACCGGGTTTTGCGCCGTCACTCGTGCAGAACCTTTTTGCCGGCCATTCGATCATGCTCACGCCAGAGGCGCTGGCGCTGGTGCGCGAGGCGGGGGTTCCCGACAGCGTCAGCTGGCATGACTGGTGGCTTTACCAGCTGATCGCGGGATGCGGCGGCGGCCTGGCGCTCGACCCGACGCCGGTGGTGATCTACCGCCAGCATGGTGAGAACGCGCTTGGGGGCGCGCGGGGCACGGCGGCCGGCAAACGTCGGCTGGCAATGCTGCTGAATGGCGAATGGGGCCGGATGATGCAGGGCCAGGCGGTCGCGCTGAGGGCGCGCGAGGCCATGCTGACAGCCGATGCGCGCGCCACGCTGGACGGATTTCTCCACGCGCCGGCTTTTGGTCCAGGGCGCGCGCTTG
- a CDS encoding M10 family metallopeptidase C-terminal domain-containing protein, which translates to MFQVRALQTFVDAPLNLISGIGDMLLATVGSRLMLYTTTRAGGGLLSFEIGAGGMLLTSQGQIAARGTLSAPPTLDLYQLGSTQHLIYSGLEDSTLVSFRLNADGTLRGSSRPAGGPAGIISAQALVTSGNQTLLYAATTGSGLITTYSVAATNGVMTRLGALQLGPDLAGINISGMAVFGIGSTQFVAVTSQSADRIDILRLAANGLPTAAGSIGASDGLGISAPSAVRFCEVHGSPYLAVASGSSSSITLLALSPGGTMTVADQIIDTLDTRFRAVVTLETINIKGRSFLVAGGGDGGLHVFEILPGGRFVIAATMLQQDGLALQNITALALQPGATGFWIYVAGEGTGVTRLYVETGALPAPLMGTGAADTLTGGAGHDLISGGAGDDVLYGGAGDDILIDGAGVDRLYGGAGADLFVLSSDGALDYIHDYQPGIDRLDLSAWGRFYGLSELTITSLAGGARIRYGKEELIVYSANGLPLTAASFASAGLFDLWHGDYTMLTPDGMIAGTPGADYLVGTDGDDLFLASTGQDTIQGGNGFDHIDFSEINAAIRVDLQMRAGIAGPVQGQVYLSIEAMTGTAYNDTLLGDASGNVIQGAGGNDVLYGRGGNDTLYGGDGDDWLYGGEGADWLYGGAGRDRAHYGDAPAGVRADLQAPGTNTGIAAGDRFFGIEDLVGSAFNDMLLGDASGNEIQGAGGNDVLYGRDGNDTLYGGDGDDTLYGGAGADWLYGGAGRDRAHYGDAPAGVRADLQAPGTNTGIAAGDRFFGIEDLVGSAFNDMLLGDASGNEIQGAGGNDVLYGRDGNDTLYGGDGDDTLYGGAGADWLYGGAGRDRAHYGDAPAGVRADLQAPGTNTGIAAGDRFFGIEDLVGSAFNDMLLGDASGNEIQGAGGNDVLYGRDGNDTLYGGDGDDTLYGGAGADWLYGGAGRDRAHYGDAPAGMRADLQAPGTNTGIAAGDRFFGIEDLVGSAFNDMLLGDASGNEIQGAGGNDVLYGRDGNDTLYGGDGDDTLYGGAGADWLYGGAGRDRAHYGDAPAGMRADLQAPGTNTGIAAGDRFFGIEDLVGSAFNDILLGDASGNEIQGAGGNDVLYGRDGNDTLYGGDGNDWLYGGDGNDWLHGGPGRDVFLFLSAPGAANADRIADFNPAEDMILLDDAVFTALNLGVLGATRFTIGESATTDAHRIVYNQASGQIYYDPDGSGAAGMLIFASVTPGTLLTADHFLII; encoded by the coding sequence ATGTTTCAGGTGAGAGCACTGCAAACCTTTGTCGATGCGCCATTGAATCTGATTTCGGGCATCGGAGATATGTTGCTGGCGACGGTCGGATCGCGCCTGATGCTTTACACAACGACACGGGCGGGGGGCGGGCTGCTCAGCTTCGAGATCGGCGCGGGCGGGATGCTGCTGACCAGTCAGGGCCAGATCGCCGCGCGCGGGACGCTCTCTGCTCCGCCGACGCTCGATCTCTATCAGCTCGGCTCGACCCAGCATCTGATCTATTCGGGGCTCGAGGACAGCACGCTTGTCTCGTTCAGGCTGAATGCGGACGGGACGCTGCGCGGATCGTCGCGCCCCGCCGGTGGGCCGGCAGGGATCATTTCGGCCCAGGCCCTTGTCACATCGGGCAATCAGACCCTGCTCTATGCCGCCACCACCGGCAGCGGGCTGATCACGACCTATTCAGTCGCGGCCACCAATGGCGTGATGACGCGGCTCGGGGCATTGCAGCTGGGGCCGGATCTTGCCGGCATCAATATATCGGGCATGGCCGTGTTCGGCATCGGCTCTACTCAATTCGTCGCGGTGACATCGCAGTCTGCAGACCGGATCGACATATTGCGCCTTGCGGCAAACGGCTTGCCGACCGCAGCGGGGAGCATTGGTGCCAGCGACGGGCTGGGCATCAGCGCCCCCTCGGCGGTGCGCTTTTGTGAAGTGCATGGCAGCCCTTATCTGGCGGTCGCCTCAGGCAGCAGTTCGTCGATCACGCTGCTGGCGCTCTCGCCAGGAGGAACGATGACGGTAGCGGATCAGATCATAGATACGCTTGATACGCGGTTCCGGGCCGTGGTGACCCTTGAGACCATCAACATCAAAGGGCGGAGCTTTCTGGTTGCCGGCGGCGGCGATGGCGGTCTGCATGTTTTCGAGATCCTGCCGGGGGGGCGGTTCGTCATCGCCGCCACCATGTTGCAGCAGGACGGGCTGGCATTGCAAAACATCACAGCGCTGGCCTTGCAGCCAGGGGCGACCGGCTTCTGGATCTATGTGGCCGGCGAAGGCACAGGCGTCACCCGGCTCTATGTCGAGACCGGCGCGCTTCCGGCCCCCCTGATGGGGACGGGCGCGGCCGACACGCTCACCGGCGGCGCGGGGCATGATCTGATTTCGGGTGGGGCTGGCGATGATGTTCTTTATGGTGGCGCCGGCGATGACATCCTGATTGACGGGGCGGGCGTCGACCGCCTTTATGGCGGCGCCGGCGCGGATCTCTTCGTGCTTTCGTCCGATGGGGCGCTGGATTACATTCACGACTACCAGCCCGGTATCGACCGGCTCGATCTGAGCGCATGGGGCAGGTTCTACGGTCTGAGCGAGCTGACCATAACGTCGCTCGCAGGTGGCGCCAGGATCCGCTACGGCAAAGAAGAGCTGATCGTCTATTCCGCCAATGGTCTTCCCCTGACGGCTGCCAGCTTTGCAAGCGCCGGGCTGTTCGACCTCTGGCATGGTGATTACACAATGCTCACACCGGATGGCATGATCGCAGGCACTCCCGGTGCGGATTATCTGGTCGGGACGGATGGAGATGATCTGTTCCTCGCAAGTACTGGCCAGGACACGATCCAGGGCGGTAATGGTTTCGATCACATTGATTTTTCCGAAATCAATGCCGCGATCCGGGTCGATCTCCAGATGCGCGCCGGCATTGCCGGGCCGGTGCAGGGGCAGGTCTATCTGTCCATCGAGGCGATGACCGGAACGGCCTATAACGACACGCTGCTGGGCGATGCATCGGGCAATGTGATCCAGGGCGCGGGCGGCAATGACGTGCTCTATGGTCGCGGCGGCAATGACACGCTGTATGGCGGCGATGGCGATGACTGGCTTTACGGCGGCGAGGGGGCGGATTGGCTCTATGGCGGCGCGGGGCGCGACCGCGCGCATTACGGCGATGCGCCGGCCGGGGTGCGGGCGGATCTGCAAGCGCCCGGGACCAATACCGGTATCGCCGCCGGCGACCGTTTCTTCGGGATCGAGGATCTCGTCGGATCGGCCTTCAACGATATGCTGCTGGGCGATGCATCGGGCAATGAGATCCAGGGCGCAGGCGGCAATGACGTGCTCTATGGCCGCGACGGCAATGACACGCTGTACGGCGGCGATGGCGACGATACACTCTATGGCGGCGCAGGGGCGGATTGGCTCTATGGCGGCGCGGGGCGCGACCGCGCGCATTACGGCGATGCGCCGGCCGGGGTGCGGGCGGATCTGCAAGCGCCCGGGACCAATACCGGTATCGCCGCCGGCGACCGTTTCTTCGGGATCGAGGATCTCGTCGGATCGGCCTTCAACGATATGCTGCTGGGCGATGCATCGGGCAATGAGATCCAGGGCGCAGGCGGCAATGACGTGCTCTATGGCCGCGACGGCAATGACACGCTGTACGGCGGCGATGGCGACGATACACTCTATGGCGGCGCAGGGGCGGATTGGCTCTATGGCGGCGCGGGGCGCGACCGCGCGCATTATGGCGATGCGCCGGCCGGGGTGCGGGCGGATCTGCAAGCGCCCGGGACCAATACCGGTATCGCCGCCGGCGACCGTTTCTTCGGGATCGAGGATCTCGTCGGATCGGCCTTCAACGACATGCTGCTGGGCGATGCATCGGGCAATGAGATCCAGGGCGCAGGCGGCAATGACGTGCTCTATGGCCGCGACGGCAATGACACGCTGTACGGCGGCGATGGCGACGACACACTCTATGGCGGCGCAGGGGCGGATTGGCTCTATGGCGGCGCGGGGCGCGACCGCGCGCATTATGGGGATGCGCCTGCCGGGATGCGGGCGGATCTGCAAGCGCCCGGGACCAATACCGGTATCGCCGCCGGCGACCGTTTCTTCGGGATCGAGGATCTCGTCGGATCGGCCTTCAACGACATGTTGCTGGGCGATGCATCGGGCAACGAGATCCAGGGCGCGGGCGGCAATGACGTGCTCTATGGTCGCGACGGCAATGACACGCTGTATGGCGGCGATGGCGACGACACGCTCTATGGCGGCGCAGGGGCGGATTGGCTCTATGGCGGCGCGGGGCGCGACCGCGCGCATTATGGGGATGCGCCTGCCGGGATGCGGGCGGATCTGCAAGCGCCCGGGACCAATACCGGTATCGCCGCCGGCGACCGTTTCTTCGGGATCGAGGATCTCGTCGGATCGGCCTTCAACGACATATTGCTGGGCGATGCATCGGGCAATGAGATCCAGGGCGCGGGCGGCAATGACGTGCTCTATGGCCGCGACGGCAATGACACGCTTTATGGCGGCGATGGCAATGACTGGTTGTATGGCGGCGACGGCAACGACTGGCTGCATGGCGGCCCCGGGCGCGATGTCTTTCTGTTTCTCTCTGCGCCAGGCGCCGCAAATGCCGACCGGATCGCCGATTTCAACCCGGCGGAGGATATGATCCTGCTCGATGATGCGGTCTTCACAGCTCTGAACCTGGGAGTTCTCGGGGCCACGCGCTTCACCATCGGTGAAAGCGCGACCACAGACGCGCACCGGATTGTCTATAATCAGGCAAGTGGGCAGATTTACTATGACCCGGATGGCAGCGGGGCAGCCGGGATGTTGATTTTTGCAAGCGTCACGCCCGGAACGCTGCTCACCGCCGATCACTTTCTGATCATCTGA
- a CDS encoding DUF6270 domain-containing protein — MAQDPSVFILGSCVTRDAFELVPHGYKLAGYICRTSFGSGFAAKPFSLSLEEIDPANEMISQFQRTMVHTDLTKALTQMLCDLPADTTIIVDLIDERFQLLERDGTIATNSVEMQRPKPLARYPDIRVIKANTDEHFALWSKGADEFAALVAEQKLRVVLNKVHWSAGDTGGGRFDATHVQTHNAHLDRMYAYLESRMAVASVSYPISFVSDHEHKWGLSPFHYSRDIYEHLIGELNRITLAG; from the coding sequence ATGGCACAAGATCCGAGCGTTTTCATCCTGGGCTCATGCGTCACTCGCGATGCTTTTGAGCTGGTGCCACATGGCTACAAGCTTGCAGGCTACATTTGCCGCACCTCTTTCGGCAGCGGCTTTGCGGCAAAACCTTTCAGCCTCTCTCTGGAAGAAATCGATCCCGCAAATGAAATGATCAGCCAGTTCCAGCGCACGATGGTGCACACGGATCTGACCAAGGCGTTGACACAAATGCTCTGCGATCTGCCTGCGGATACCACGATCATCGTCGACCTGATCGACGAGAGATTTCAGTTGCTGGAACGCGACGGAACCATCGCAACCAATTCAGTCGAGATGCAGCGTCCAAAGCCTTTGGCGCGCTACCCCGATATCAGGGTGATCAAGGCAAATACAGATGAGCATTTCGCCCTGTGGTCAAAGGGGGCGGACGAGTTCGCCGCGCTGGTGGCCGAACAGAAGCTCCGCGTTGTTCTCAACAAGGTCCACTGGTCGGCAGGCGATACGGGGGGCGGACGCTTCGATGCCACCCATGTGCAGACCCACAATGCCCATCTTGACCGGATGTATGCCTATCTTGAAAGCCGGATGGCTGTTGCTTCCGTCTCTTACCCCATATCCTTTGTGTCCGATCATGAGCATAAATGGGGCCTCTCTCCCTTCCACTATTCCCGCGACATTTATGAGCACCTGATCGGAGAGCTGAACCGGATCACGCTTGCTGGCTGA